A genome region from Setaria italica strain Yugu1 chromosome III, Setaria_italica_v2.0, whole genome shotgun sequence includes the following:
- the LOC101757529 gene encoding probable cellulose synthase A catalytic subunit 1 [UDP-forming] produces MAANKGMVAGSHKRNEFVMIHHEGDAPAAAKPAKSVNGQVCQICGDTVGVSATGDVFVACNECAFPVCRPCYEYERKEGNQCCPQCKTRYRRQKGSPRVHGDEEEEDVDDLDNEFNYKQGNGKGPEWQLHGQGDDADLSSSARHEPHHRIPRLTSGQQISGEIPDASPDRHSIRSPTSSYVDPSVPVPVRIVDPSKDLNSYGLNSVDWKERVESWRVKQDKNMMQVTNKYPEARGGDMEGTGSNGEDMQMVDDARLPLSRIVPISSNQLNLYRIVIILRLIILCFFFQYRVTHPVRDAYGLWLVSVICEVWFALSWLLDQFPKWHPINRETYLDRLALRYDREGEPSQLAPIDVFVSTVDPLKEPPLITANTVLSILAVDYPVDKVSCYVSDDGSAMLTFESLSETAEFARKWVPFCKKHNIEPRAPEFYFAQKIDYLKDKIQPSFVKERRAMKREYEEFKVRINALVAKAQKVPEEGWTMADGTAWPGNNTRDHPGMIQVFLGHSGGLDTDGNELPRLVYVSREKRPGFQHHKKAGAMNALIRVSAVLTNGAYLLNVDCDHYFNSSKALREAMCFMMDPALGRKTCYVQFPQRFDGIDLHDRYANRNIVFFDINMKGLDGIQGPVYVGTGCCFNRQALYGYDPVLTEADLEPNIVVKSCCGRRKKKNKSYMDSQSRIMKRTESSAPIFNMEDIEEGIEGYEDERSVLMSQRKLEKRFGQSPIFIASTFMTQGGIPPSTNPASLLKEAIHVISCGYEDKTEWGKEIGWIYGSVTEDILTGFKMHARGWQSIYCMPPRPCFKGSAPINLSDRLNQVLRWALGSVEILLSRHCPIWYGYSGRLKLLERLAYINTIVYPITSIPLIAYCVLPAICLLTNKFIIPEISNYAGMFFILLFASIFATGILELRWSGVGIEDWWRNEQFWVIGGTSAHLFAVFQGLLKVLAGIDTNFTVTSKASDEDGDFAELYVFKWTSLLIPPTTVLVINLVGMVAGISYAINSGYQSWGPLFGKLFFSIWVILHLYPFLKGLMGRQNRTPTIVIVWSILLASIFSLLWVKIDPFISPTQKAVALGQCGVNC; encoded by the exons atggcggcgaacAAGGGGATGGTGGCGGGCTCGCACAAGCGCAACGAGTTCGTCATGATCCACCACGAGGGCGACGCGCCCGCCGCG GCTAAGCCCGCGAAGAGTGTGAATGGGCAGGTCTGCCAGATTTGTGGTGACACTGTTGGTGTTTCAGCCACAGGCGATGTCTTTGTTGCCTGCAATGAGTGCGCCTTCCCTGTCTGCCGCCCTTGCTACGAGTATGAGCGCAAGGAGGGGAACCAGTGCTGCCCTCAGTGCAAGACTAGATACAGGAGACAGAAAG GTAGCCCTCGAGTTCAcggtgatgaggaggaggaagatgttGATGACCTGGACAATGAATTCAACTATAAGCAAGGCAATGGGAAAGGCCCAGAGTGGCAGCTGCATGGTCAAGGAGATGACGCTGATCTGTCTTCATCCGCTCGCCATGAGCCGCATCATCGGATTCCCCGCCTGACAAGTGGGCAGCAG ATATCTGGAGAGATCCCTGATGCTTCCCCTGACCGTCATTCTATCCGCAGTCCAACATCAAGCTATGTTGATCCAAGCGTCCCAG TTCCTGTGAGGATTGTGGACCCCTCGAAGGACTTGAATTCCTATGGGCTTAATAGTGTTGACTGGAAGGAAAGAGTTGAGAGCTGGAGGGTTAAACAGGACAAAAATATGATGCAAGTGACTAATAAATATCCAGAGGCTAGAGGAGGAGACATGGAGGGAACTGGCTCAAATGGTGAAGATATGCAAAT GGTTGATGATGCACGGCTACCTCTGAGCCGTATTGTGCCGATTTCCTCAAACCAGCTCAACCTTTACCGGATAGTGATCATTCTCCGTCTTATCATCCTGTGCTTCTTCTTCCAGTATCGTGTCACTCATCCAGTGCGTGATGCTTATGGATTGTGGCTAGTATCTGTTATCTGTGAGGTTTGGTTTGCCTTGTCTTGGCTTCTTGATCAGTTCCCAAAATGGCATCCAATCAACCGTGAGACATACCTTGACAGGCTTGCATTGAG GTATGATAGAGAGGGAGAACCATCGCAGCTGGCTCCCATTGATGTCTTTGTCAGTACAGTGGATCCACTGAAGGAACCTCCATTGATCACAGCCAATACTGTTTTGTCCATTCTTGCTGTGGATTATCCTGTTGACAAAGTGTCATGCTATGTTTCTGATGATGGTTCAGCTATGTTGACTTTTGAGTCTCTATCAGAAACTGCGGAATTTGCTAGGAAGTGGGTTCCCTTCTGCAAAAAGCACAACATTGAACCGAGAGCTCCAGAATTTTACTTCGCTCAAAAAATAGACTACCTAAAGGACAAAATCCAACCTTCATTTGTTAAAGAAAGGCGAGCAATGAAG AGAGAGTACGAAGAATTCAAAGTAAGAATCAATGCCCTTGTTGCCAAAGCACAGAAAGTGCCTGAAGAGGGTTGGACCATGGCTGATGGAACTGCTTGGCCTGGGAATAATACAAGGGATCACCCTGGAATGATTCAG GTGTTCTTGGGGCACAGTGGTGGGCTTGACACTGATGGAAATGAGTTACCCCGCCTTGTCTATGTTTCTCGTGAAAAGAGACCAGGCTTCCAGCATCACAAGAAGGCTGGTGCAATGAATGCCCTG ATTCGTGTATCTGCTGTGCTTACAAATGGTGCCTATCTTCTCAATGTGGATTGTGaccattatttcaacagcagCAAAGCTCTTAGAGAAGCAATGTGCTTCATGATGGATCCTGCACTAGGAAGGAAAACTTGTTATGTACAGTTTCCACAAAGATTTGATGGCATTGACTTGCACGATCGATATGCTAATCGCAACATAGTTTTCTTTGAT ATCAACATGAAAGGTCTAGATGGCATCCAGGGTCCAGTTTATGTGGGAACAGGATGCTGTTTCAACAGGCAGGCTTTGTACGGCTATGATCCTGTATTGACTGAAGCCGATCTGGAACCTAACATTGTTGTTAAGAGCTGCTGTGgtagaaggaagaaaaagaacaagAGTTATATGGATAGCCAAAGCCGTATTATGAAAAGAACAGAATCTTCAGCTCCTATCTTCAACATGGAAGACATCGAAGAGGGCATTGAAG GTTATGAGGATGAAAGGTCAGTGCTTATGTCCCAGAGGAAATTGGAGAAACGCTTTGGCCAGTCTCCAATTTTCATTGCATCCACCTTTATGACTCAAGGTGGCATACCACCTTCAACAAACCCAGCTTCTCTACTAAAGGAAGCTATCCATGTCATCAGCTGTGGGTACGAGGACAAAACTGAATGGGGCAAAGAG ATTGGCTGGATTTACGGTTCAGTTACGGAGGATATTCTTACTGGGTTTAAGATGCACGCAAGAGGCTGGCAGTCAATCTACTGCATGCCACCACGGCCTTGTTTCAAGGGTTCTGCACCAATCAATCTTTCCGATCGTCTTAATCAAGTGCTCCGTTGGGCTCTTGGGTCAGTTGAAATTCTGCTTAGCAGACATTGTCCTATCTGGTATGGCTACAGCGGGCGGTTGAAGCTTCTGGAGAGGCTGGCTTACATCAATACCATTGTTTATCCAATCACATCCATTCCACTTATCGCCTATTGTGTGCTTCCTGCTATTTGTCTCCTTACAAACAAATTTATCATTCCTGAG ATTAGTAATTATGCTGGGATGTTCTTCATTCTCCTTTTTGCCTCCATTTTTGCCACTGGTATATTGGAGCTTAGATGGAGTGGTGTTGGCATTGAAGATTGGTGGAGAAATGAGCAGTTTTGGGTTATTGGTGGCACCTCTGCCCATCTCTTCGCGGTGTTCCAGGGTCTGCTGAAAGTGCTGGCCGGGATTGATACCAACTTCACAGTTACCTCAAAGGCATCTGATGAGGATGGCGACTTTGCTGAGCTATATGTGTTCAAGTGGACCAGTTTGCTCATCCCACCAACCACTGTGCTTGTCATTAACCTGGTCGGAATGGTGGCAGGAATTTCATATGCTATTAACAGTGGCTACCAATCCTGGGGTCCGCTTTTTGGAAAGCTGTTCTTCTCAATCTGGGTGATCCTCCATCTCTACCCTTTCCTCAAGGGTCTCATGGGCAGGCAGAACCGCACGCCAACCATCGTCATTGTCTGGTCCATCCTCCTTGCGTCTATCTTCTCCCTGCTGTGGGTGAAGATTGACCCTTTCATCTCCCCAACACAGAAAGCCGTTGCTTTGGGGCAATGCGGCGTGAACTGCTGA